From the Cryptomeria japonica chromosome 2, Sugi_1.0, whole genome shotgun sequence genome, one window contains:
- the LOC131038386 gene encoding uncharacterized protein LOC131038386: MSPHCRDMWAPSTSNATALAKPNTISLLEAVEKEVVHNELVFSALGLIGRFRGVWPSLSALHKWIVDHWEPIVDDSVQIYLHARGFFVLVFQTMEDRNKILGGCQWCWEDSNPLMLKLWHLNFNPESESFDCSPMWIRLPNLPLQYWFDSCFEAIGNSLGKLLLTDDGSLNLLHTNFVCILVEMDTSMDLPLVISISTSKGSWLQSVDYEGISFRCRRCFKIGHNVDSCAKRLAGGLVGVNEGGFQEGCSSFQVAKGGVQKMEDGPSSQGGLNVGMVEGIQPENQCWDSKGLVGMDMQNLKSLEDAKIMDGLR, from the exons ATGTCGCCTCACTGTAGAGATATGTGGGCACCTTCGACTTCGAATGCGACTGCTTTGGCCAAGCCTAATACTATATCTTTGTTAGAGGCAGTGGAGAAAGAGGTCGTCCATAATGAGCTTGTTTTTTCGGCCTTAGGGCTTATTGGACGTTTCAGGGGTGTGTGGCCTAGTCTGAGTGCTCTTCATAAGTGGATTGTTGATCATTGGGAGCCCATTGTAGATGATAGTGTGCAGATTTACCTTCATGCTCGAGGGTTTTTTGTTCTGGTTTTCCAAACTATGGAGGATAGAAATAAAATACTTGGTGGTTGCCAATGGTGCTGGGAGGACAGTAATCCATTGATGCTTAAACTGTGGCATCTGAATTTCAACCCTGAGTCAGAATCCTTTGATTGCTCTCCTATGTGGATTCGACTTCCAAACCTTCCGTTGCAATACTGGTTTGACTCGTGTTTTGAAGCTATTGGGAACTCTCTCGGTAAGTTATTATTGACTGATGATGGCTCTCTCAATTTGTTGCATACAAATTTTGTTTGTATCTTGGTGGAGATGGATACGTCTATGGATCTCCCTTTGGTGATATCTATTTCTACATCAAAGGGTAGTTGGCTTCAGTCTGTGGATTATGAAGGGATTTCTTTTAGGTGTAGGCGATGCTTTAAGATTGGACATAATGTTGATTCCTGTGCTAAGC GTTTGGCTGGTGGTTTGGTTGGCGTGAATGAGGGAGGTTTTCAAGAGGGTTGCAGCTCCTTTCAGGTTGCTAAGGGGGGTGTACAGAAGATGGAGGATGGTCCTAGCTCTCAGGGGGGTTTAAATGTAGGCATGGTTGAGGGGATTCAGCCTGAGAATCAATGTTGGGATAGTAAGGGGTTGGTAGGAATGGACATGCAAAATCTGAAATCATTGGAGGATGCAAAAATTATGGATGGATTGAGGTGA